In Humulus lupulus chromosome 7, drHumLupu1.1, whole genome shotgun sequence, the following are encoded in one genomic region:
- the LOC133790484 gene encoding uncharacterized protein LOC133790484, with the protein MGPSPSPKSFTFPHFPPFSHTCPNFLTLTLSLLAFLLTFAAATVSSSPSTIYDYLRLHGLPIGLFPKGITEFSHDPSSGNFQVLLNQPCNAKFENQVHYDFNVSGTLTFGQIGNLSGVTAQELFLWFPVKGIRVDVPSSGLIYFDVGVVDKQFSLSLFESPPDCTAVEPADLTSDVAALHSKSQITDLQSRSQNQFRKLGYENGQRSELRATS; encoded by the coding sequence ATGGGTCCTTCTCCTTCACCAAAATCCTTTACTTTCCCTCACTTTCCACCATTTTCCCACACTTGCCCTAActttctcactctcactctctcccTCTTAGCTTTCCTTCTCACTTTCGCCGCCGCAACTGTCAGTAGTAGTCCTTCCACCATTTACGATTATCTCCGGCTGCACGGTCTCCCAATTGGCCTTTTCCCAAAGGGTATCACTGAATTTTCGCACGACCCTTCATCCGGAAATTTCCAGGTCTTGCTGAACCAGCCTTGTAATGCCAAGTTCGAGAACCAGGTTCACTACGATTTCAACGTCTCCGGTACCTTGACTTTTGGTCAGATCGGGAATTTGTCCGGCGTTACGGCTCAGGAGCTCTTTCTTTGGTTCCCTGTCAAAGGTATTCGCGTCGATGTACCCAGCTCTGGCCTTATCTACTTCGATGTGGGTGTCGTTGATAAGCAATTCTCTCTCTCGCTCTTTGAATCACCTCCCGATTGCACCGCCGTTGAACCTGCTGATCTCACTTCCGATGTTGCTGCCTTACACTCAAAGTCCCAAATCACCGATTTACAGTCTCGTTCTCAG